DNA from Kluyveromyces marxianus DMKU3-1042 DNA, complete genome, chromosome 8:
AGTTTCAACCCATCCTTAACTCCCTCTAAATAATGATAATCACGCTCCAATTCTTCTGCATCGTCGTCTACTGAAAACACACGGGTTGTGCCTTCAGAAGAATTACTCTTCTGTGGTTTAAGTGACTTTTTAGGCATCCAAGTtatgttattgttattattatgataATGATTATTACTTCGAATATTACTaaccaagaacaaagacCAGATTACGTCCCGACTTATCGGCTTTTCACAACTACTTTaaaacagcagcaacagcagcagcagagTTATACCCTATAATGTGTATCTGGCTTCTCCCTAGTATCTAATTATAGCCAACCACAATTTGCACACCACATGTATCTCGGAATGCATACCCTACGATTTAATCTATacatatttatattatatatttttatatatacacatttAAAATGTCTACTTTTTAATATTTACATTTTGCATGTGTTCGATATCAACATTGTGACTGATTAGGTCTTTTCTAAGGGGTCAGGCACCGAAACGAAAACAATAGAGAATGAAActaacaaaataaaaaaaaaaaaatattgcAATAAATTCTGATCACGTGTACacaatatttttcttctcttctaaatattgtttttttttttttttattttgggGGAAGAAAAACTTTCGAGGCCAGAAATCTATTTCAGTTCCCCCTAAAAGATGTTCAGATTTCGTTGCGTTTCCAATCTCACTGCGtttttacttttatttttttttattttttatttttatttttttgtagttCTGGCTTTTGCAAAGAAAGGCCACTAAGATCTGATTTTCGACTAAAACATACATgttttgtatataataatagaaGTAGAAATGCGAGAAACAACAATCGTCAAGCTTTAAAACATAAAATAACGGCTCCATATAACTATATTCCACACTCCATCGAGGCAAAACTATGAGAAACAACGTCTTAGTTTCACTAGTTGCGCTTTTGGCGGCTTGTGCTTGGGTACAGGCTGTCCCAGTGACAACTACGTTCTTTTCGGTGAATCCAAATGGTGCTACGATAACACTGGTATCCGTGTTTGATCCAGCAACTCTCCCAGGAGCAGCACTAGCCAATACAGCAACCACAGCAACTACAGCTACCACGCCAGCTACGCCAGGGAAGCCAGCTACCACACCAACTACAACAGCTACAACAGCCACACCAGCTACACCAGCTACCACTCCTACCACTACAACAACTCCAGGTGTAGCAGCAGCCGGAGTAACCACCGACACTACTACTGATACAGACGTGACACCAAAGACTCCAGCTGCCGGTGCAGCAACAGACACAAATACCGACACAGACGCAGCAGCAACCACCACACCACCAGCAGCTGCAGCTGCTGTTACTCCAACCACGGATACAGATGAAGCACAGGCAACTGCTAAGCCAGCAACCGGTACAAGACCAGATCCTTCTACTTCTAGAACGCCTCTGAACCCAGATGTGACTAGTGCAGAACCTATTGATACTTACGTGACTTTGACCTACGGAACAACGAAAACAGTTACAAGTAAGAGACAACCTACCAGTGGAATGTGGGTTACTATTACCAAAAACGGACGTACCACAGCTGTGCAGACTACTTGGATCCAAAAATTCAGCAGTCAGTACTCTAAACTGGCCGAACCCAGCTCGGGAAGTGTTGGCATGGGAACTCTGTCGGGATCCGTTGGTATTGTGAAACCTAAAATTGAATCCACCATTTCTAGTGCTGAAGCGTTCGTCTTCAGACCTGCAACTTCTTTCACATCAGCTTTGATCACCTTCTTGATGTTATTCATCTAGGCCTTTTCATTGTCTGCGCCCACTACAACTTatacttcttctacttctcttttcataatatatacatatatatatatatatatattattgtaCACGCACTttataaaaataaatatacaTACTGGTTGTATCTACTAAAGCACGTCAGATCGTCTAGCGTCTATAATAAATCCGATTGAATCGGAATTCTTCAGAGATACACTTTCTCAACAGCTTTCTCAAAGATATCTAGACCCTTTTGTAACAGGTCGTCCTCAATCGTTAGGGCTGGGACAAATCTAACGGTAGTCTTACCTGCAGTAATAATTAACAACCCATCGTCTCTCGCAGCCTCCACAATCTTGGCTGGAGGTTCCACAAAATCGCAACCAATCATTAGACCTTTCCCTCTGATATCCTTGATTTGGTTTGGGAAACGTTCTTGCAACTTTTTCAAACGATTAACTAGGAGTTCACCTTTTTGCAAAACCTGCTCTAAGAAATTCTCTTGTGCAATTGTACCAACGACATAGTTTCCAATAGCGGAACCTAATGGATTGCCCCCATAAGTAGTTCCGTGATCACCAACCTTTAATATgttgttgatcttttcgTTGACTACGGTTGCTGCAATTGGGAAGCCATTACCCAATGCTTTAGCAGATGTGAAAATATCTGGATGTGCTTCCTTTGGTAGGTATGCGTGGGCCCATAACTTACCAGAACGGCCCAAACCACATTGAATCTCATCATATATAACAACGACATCATTGTCATTACATATTTTCCTCAACCCAACCAGGGTGTCAACGGGAATTGGGAACACACCCCCTTCACCTTGAATTGGTTCCACAATTAGACCAGCAACCTTGTCTTTTAGAGCTGAAATTTGCTGTTCCAATTTGTTCAACTCATCGTTGACATTAAGGAATTCAACGCCTGGTATCAAAGAACCAAATGGTTCACGGTATTTTGGATTACTTGTGACAGAAAGAGCACCCATAGTACGACCATGGAACGAGTTTTCAAAAGCAATGATGCCTTGCTTGGATGGATTCTTAAGAATACCATGTTTTTTGGCAAACTTTAATGCTGCTTCATTAGCTTCTGTACCGGAATTACACAAGAAAACCTTGGAGGCATCATGTTGACCACCAAACTTTCTGGTGGCTTCCACCAAAGTCTCACTGAGTTTCAAACACTTATCGTTGTAGTATAAGTTGGAAGAATGGATTAGTTTCTTGCTTTGTTCGTAGATCACCTTCGCAACCTCAGGGTTAGCATGGCCCAACGCAGTCACTGCAATTCCCGCAGTGAAATCAATGTACTCTTTGTGATTTATGTCATCGTACAAAATAGCGTTCTTTCCTCTGGATAATATTAAGTCATTTGGTCTGGAGTAAGTAGTAACTTGGAACTTCTGCTTATCGATTAGAGATTGTAACGctcttttggaagaatgAAATTGACGGACACCTCTCATTGCTCTATATAAGATTTTCGTCTGATCTCTgtaacaaatatatataccttAATACCAGTCCTATTGGTATTTACTCAATATACAGAACCTATTCCGTTAAGTGATATTCTTAGCGATGATTAAATAGAATTTTGTTTCTCAAATGGAAATACCAATCGAGCAGGAAATATATAgtcaaaaagaaggaattgaaaaaaaaaaaatgcaacaaCTTCGGCCTAATTAACCATACAAGGACTAGTTCAAGTAAGATCTTGTTGGTGGTATAATTATTGTTGTGTGTACTGTGCATGACAGCGATATACAAGTGAAGGTGCGCTGTTTTACTGTGTAATACCCTCAATGCATAAGTGACTCATCTCAATACAAAATGAAGATTCATATTGTTGGTTATTGACTCCgtcactttttttttttccaccGGTTTTTAATTAAACATTCTGTGTTCGAACTTCATGCGAATCTTTaatgcatatatatttttctctATACTTTGTAACATTTCGAGAAGGTACAGGAGATGTCAGTTATATACTAAAGGTATCTTCTACATAAGTAGTAGCaccatttttcaaagttgtATTTCCATCTGAAAAGCACATTTCTATTGTGTAAATTGACTTCAATGTCGTTCTGATCAAAAGTAAACTTCCCGCTATGTAGCAATTGTTGTTCGAATGCAATGAtaatgaagttgaaatAGAACCTAATAGCCTGTGGAATCAAAGTCAATAGCATGATAAATAAAAATTCATACCCGGCAGATGCACTCTGGCTAGCATTGTTGTTTAGAGATGTACCTTTTTGCGTTGCAAGTTTGTTTTCATGGGCAGGTCCCAATGGAGATCCGGCACTTTTCAAAGGCTTTACTGGCTCCTCTTGACTAAACCAAATAGCAGTAAACCACAAACAGTACAAACAGCCAATAAATGTGTCTACAGTGAATATAAATGTCACTGTTGACATTGTAAGTAAGGTGGGCTTGTATACTTGCTTGAGCCCAGCGATGAATACTACAAGACAGAACACTGACCAGATGTAGAATATCCATTGCATCAAATCTAAAGGATGTCCAGTGAAAAGTGCCAGGATACCGTACATTCCACTAAATTTGTTTAAGACCACCACACCGAGGGCGATCTCAACCCCAATATACAAGGGATATGATAGAAATGTCTTATTCATGCGTGTTAGTATGGCCGCAGTGTTTCAATGCTAAACGAAGAGACATATAATTCTCatttatttcattataaTAGAACATACTTGAGGCAAGTGAACCATTGCTGTACTAGACTGCATAACTATCCAACTCGAAGTACTAATATTAACGAAAATTTAGTCGTAAAAGCTCTTGGTTTATCTTCCCTATAACGATAACCCCATTCACATATCTTCGAAATGAGATAGCCGGGGATGCTTTCTGACTTTATTGTGTTTACAATTAACAAGTTCCGATGCAGAAAAAAGCAATAGAAAATACCTTGagcttttcttctcttgaaaaaaaaaaaaaaaaaaaaaaaaaaaaaaaagttcagATATTTgcaagctcatcgcatccGTAACTAGAAAGTTCAGTATATTAAACACTTCCTAACCAACAACATAAAAGATAATTTAATAAAAGCTCAACATAGCTCACATCCACAAGAATAATTATATTGATCATGAACATTGAGGAAAAGTTTGAGAGATTGAACCTTGCAAACCGTGACGAACATGTCAACACTCAAATTTTGGAGAAATATGCTAACAGTATCAAAACCGATGAGCTATCAATAACTAGAGGGAAGACAAATAAAGATAAAGCTAATAGAGCAACAGTAGAAAATGTTCTAGATCCTCGTACAATGAGATTCTTAAAATCCATGGTGAACAGGGGTATAATATCGGACTTTAATGGATGTTTGAGCACAGGTAAAGAAGCCAATGTTTATCATGCCTTTGCTGGAAATCACGAAGAAAGACACCTTCCTGTAGTTGGACAGGATCCTGAAACCATCGAAGACGCTGATAATACCGAAATCAACACTCCTGAAACCTCTCAACCTCTTCAAACTGCTCAAACTGCTCAAACTACAGAGACCaagaatagaaaagaaTACGCAATCAAGATTTATAAAACATCTATTCTCGTTTTTAAAGACCGTGAAAGATATGTTGATGGTGAGTTTAGATTTAGAAATTCTAGATCCCAACATAATCCCCGTAAAATGATTAAAATCTGGgctgaaaaagaatttagaaacttgaagagaatTTACCAAAGCGGCGTAATTCCTTGTCCTAAGCCAATTGAAATTAAGGCAAATGTATTGGTCATGGAATTTTTAAATAGAGGTGATGGTTTTGCTTCTCCAAGATTGAAAGATTATCCTTACAAAGatagagaagaaataaagcaTTATTATCATTTAATGGTTGCCTATATGAGATTATTATACCAGGTATGTCGTCTTGTCCACGCCGATTTGAGTGAATACAACAGTATTATACACCAAGATAAACTTTACATTATAGATGTTTCACAATCAGTACAACCTGAGCATCCAATGTCTCTAGACTTTTTGAGAATGGATATAAAAAATGTTAATTCatactttgaaaagatgGGAATCGATATTTTCCCTGAACGTATCATATTCCaatttattattagtgAGCAATTGGATAAATATAGAGGTGATTATAGGTCTAGCACAGATTTAGAGAAGTATGTCGCAGAAAATCTGCCGTTGAAAAAGACTTCCGAAGATGAAGCCGCTGATGAGGTATTCAGATCATTACATTTAATTAGAAACTTGGGAGgtcttgaagaaagagatttcGATAGATTCACGGATGGTAAATTTGATTTACTAAAATCTTTGATTGccaatgaaaataaaaaatattcagGAAATATCACCGCTTCAGAACAATATGAACTTTCATCatctgaagatgaagatgatgatgatgaaaacgacaatgaaaatgaagaaggaattaAGGAAAAACCAAGATCGACTCATAATTTGACAAGTAAGGAAGCGGAAAGTTTTGAtggtgaagaaaacaataatgGTGAAGTGCACATCAGTGATTCTGATAGCTCTGAATCCGATAATGATGATTCCGAGGACGAATGGTACTCAGACAAAGAAACACCACTGAAGGGTAAAAAGTATGAGGATAAAGATCTAAAAAAGCAAAGGAAACAAGAGGCAAAAGAAGCTAAACgtgaaaagagaaagaccAAAGTCAAAAAAcatataaagaaaaagttaGTTAACAAAACTAAATCAAGGAAATAGGTTACAATATTCTTTGTTGTAATGATAATTACTAATAATCTGGTAGCAAAACTATACAGATCCCCCACTTTGGTGCTGACCAACTAAACCGGCCATCTCCAACAAAGCACGATCTTCTCCCATACTTTGTAGGTTAATCTGCTGTCTTCTCTTAGCTTCCATTTCTTCCCATTGCCAAAGCTTCACCTGCTCTTCAAGTTCCTTCTCACCACCGCACCCCCACACTTCCACATCCTGAATCAAAAACCTATATTCGAATGACTTTCTGTCCTCACCTCTGACTTTTGATAGACGACCAGGAGAGAAGAGACCACCATCTCCAACGTGTCTAAATATGCCAAACTCAAGTGATGAGTCGATAGTCAAAGATATATTTCCAGgcaaatatttttttgaactAGGTTTAATAAGAGGTTGTTGGTTTCCTACACCTATTCCACCTCCTACTGTATTGAAATATACGTTTCCTACACTCGTGGGTTTTGCATCGTATATTTCTTGAGTTGGTTGGAGTTGAATGATTTTCGTGTTTGAATCTCCAAAGAGTTCCTTGTTAGAAACTTTCCAAGGGTCCCGTATATATACAGCGTAGAGAACCTTTCGTTTTTTTATAATGAGTTCGTCTAAATGTTGATCTTCATTCTTTAACTTACCAAATTCCTCCAAAAAACCTCTGTATCTAGGATTTTTAGCTACATAGTTCTCTTCCATTTCTGAATCCTCATCACGTATTCGCATTCCTTGAATGAAGAGAATGGTGGGTGCCATCCACTTGAATACTTTCGACTGAAACGATCTCATAGAGAATCCAGATTCTCTTCCTACATAGAGCCGCTGAAATCTAGAAAAAACTATTTCTTTGGGGAATAGAGTTGCTAGTTGTGCTAGTAATGGCTCTGTGACAATTTTACTTGGGTTTTCCAATGGTTTCAAAACGTCTGCGTCAACCAAGTCCCTAGTCATATATAGGGTGTGCTCAAGCAACATGTTTAACGGACTTATTAAATTGGGAGCAATGTTATGAATTAGGTCATAAAACTGCTCATAAGTAATATATGATTTTAGAGAGTCCGATGCAGATATTATTGTGGGATCCATAGTTCGGACAAAGATCATAGCAACTTGTTTAAAGCTTTCAAAACTTTTGGATAGTGcattatcatcaatctTGCAATTGTTCATAATGGATTTTCTCGATAGAGCAAGtagaaaagagaaaaagtGAACGAGATCATTTGAATTGATTgtcaattcttcaacattaACACCATTGTAAGACCTAATAACAGCTTTAGAACTTCTCAACTCcgaagaggaagaagatccagGTAATGATTCGGATTTAATGCTTTTCTCTAAGGCGAGTGCTATAAATAACATCTTTAACTCATCAAAGTTCTTCCATTCGGTATATTTGGCGGCCCTCCCCTTTGAAAGTAACAATGTCGATTTTAGGAGTGTTTTAAAAGACACCTTGTCATATGATTCTTGAATCAAAGGAAAATTTGCTAAGGTACGAAACATATTCATAAATACAGATAATAAAACAGTATTATCTCTTGGTATATGAAATAGAGTACTAATATCCGAAGACTCTACTACATCATCCAACCCTCTCCCTTCTGGAATGTTATTAGTAAATGATAGTAATTCTGCTTTTGTGAATTGTTTAATGCATTTCTCGTTAAAGTAACTGACCAAAGACCCGTGGTCTATACCGTATTCGTCAGATCTTTGCTCTTGTTGTACAGAAGTTGATTGGCCCATCCTAGCTTCATTATTCTCCTACAGAATTCATACGACTGCTTATCGTTCGTTATTCTATTTATGAATATGCCCCACCCTTTAAAACTGTGCAAGTTTTATACAATCCGAAGTAAGTATTCTAAAATTcgaaatatatataaaacaTAACAATAATGCTTGATATACACAAAGAGGTTGGATATTAGACACGGCCTGAGGTAGTTTAACTGTGAGATAGTACCTTATATGGTAAGGATGTCCTTGGGTTGGTGGATCATTGTCAAGTTTAAAGAGTAGACTTAGCTAATATTTAGCGATCATGtgatcatcatcaacacaTCCAATCctatttctttttttttttttttttttttttttggagtatttttttcatgtcaagctcatcgcaagtttagctcatctcatATATTACAATTGAAGGAATGACATATAGCTAATTCCGTTAGGTTGTAGCATTAAGATCAGCCAGCTTTGCATCGAAGATTGCACGTATTGACAACTATGGGCTCAAACGATAACCCTAAGGGCAAAGAGAAGATCACAACGGATCCAAGATTTGCGGGCATCCATAATGACCCAAAATTCAAGCCAACTAAGTCCAAGAACTTTAAGATAAAGTTGGATGATAGATTCAGTAAAAAGGATTTGGAGGTAAGACGTAAAGCAAAAGTTGACAAATATGGTAGGAAACTTCCAGcagaagataaagaagCCATTGATTTTGATCGTTACttcgaaaaagaaaaagatgatgagaaaacaaaatctgCAAGTGAttcagatgaagaagacgacATCCAAAGTCctgaaacaaaagaagaaactgatGCAGAAAAAAAGCTTATTGACAGAGCCCGTGGGGAAACACCTGTAGATTACGTTTCCTCCTCTGATGAAGAGTCTTCTTCGgaatcagaagaagattcagAAGACAGTGACTATGAATCCGAAGAAATTGAATTAGAAAGTTCAAAACCTGATTCAGGGGATGCTACTAAAACGTTAGCTGTCGTCAACCTAGACTGGGACCACGTGAAATCTACCGATTTGTTTGTCACCTTTCAATCATTTGTACCTAAAGGAGGCGCTATCGAAAGAATTGCAATCTACCCAAGTGAATTTGGTAAAGAAAGAATGCAAcgtgaagaaattgaaggtCCACCAAAGGAACTCTTCCAGTCtaaaaaatccaaaagCTCAGATAAAGAGGATAAATATGACATTAAATCTATCTatgaagaaggtgatgCTGAAAAGGATTTCGATTCAAAGTCCTTGCGTCGTTATCAATTGGAACGTTTAAGATACTACTATGCTGTAGTTTACTGCAGTGATGTTAGCACTGCAGAATCTATCTATCAAAACTGTGATGGTACTGAATTTGAATCCACAGCTAACGTTTTTGATTTAAGATATGTTCCAGAGGGCATGGAAATGACAGATGAACCCAGAGATGAGTGTACTTCTGTTCCTAAACATTATAAACCAATACAATTCAGCACAGATGCGCTTCAACATTCGAAGGTTAAATTAACATGGGATGAAACGCCAGCAGATCGTGTAGAAATTTCCAAGAGAGCATTCACCCAAAAGgagattgaagaaatgGACTTCAAAGCCTATTTGGCCTCAGATAGCGATGAATCAGAAGTAGAGCACGATGATCAAGcgaaaaataaattgaaGGCATTAGTAATGGATTCTGTCAAACTCGGAGATAAATCCATTTTCGATGGGAAAGATGATAAAGAGGACGATGAAGTAGACATGGAAATCACCTTTACTCCAGGTTTAGACGAGcaaaatcatcaaacaTCTGACAACGACTtggagaaggaagaaagcACCATAGATAAAATCAAAcgtaaagaaaaggaaaggcGTAAGAAGAGAAAGCAAAGAGTAAAggaattaaagaaagagtcCGAAGTGAAGCTAAAAGAaacattgaagaagaagaatgatgatttggatTCCGCTGACAACGACAAAAAGAAGGCAGAGTTGGAACTTTTGATGcttgatgaaaatgaagcaGAATCTAATATCAACACAAAGGCACACTTTAATATGAAAGAAATACTTAAATctgagaaagaaaaagcaaAGAAATCGAAATATCAGAACAAAGACAAGATTGTGGAGGATGAGTTCACACCAGATATTAATGATCCTAGATTTAAGGAAGTCTTTGAAGACCATGAGTTCGCAATTGACCCATCGCAACCAGAATTCAAGAAGACCCCAGCAATGGAGAAAATCCTCAAAGAACGTTCTAAACGTtctaataaaaaaactaaGAATAATAAGCGTAAATCAGACGCTATTGTGGACAGTGGCTCCAGTGATAAGACCAAGATCAACAGTTTAGTCTCGAAGCtaaaaagtaaaagtaaaaagcAAAAGCAAAATCGTTAAAATCAGAATAGAAGACGCATATACAACGCGATTTTATCATTTATAATGTATTGAATGAGGTCATCCTCCTTTCTCCAATACTTTATATAAGTTTATACATCCCTAGCTAGTCTGTAAAAAAATTCTTACATAAAATCAGATGTGATAAATGTTGttattttattcatttATGCTTATGAAATTTAAGATAAGTTAAAACATTATAGACAAAATCATTGAACTAGATAGAACGGCATTGCGCACAGACGATGTCTTTAGTCCAGGGATATGATACAGATAGCAGCGATGAAGATACTCAGGATTTTAACAAGAAACATAAGCTTCAAACCCCAAAATTGAAGAGCAAACGACCTAAGCGCAACGGTAAGGGTCCATGGGCAAGTTGGGAGAGTTCCAGCGAAGCAGaacaagatgaagaagttcaaacGACTAACATACCGAATGCCGGAAATTCTGACATGGGTGATGATATAGATTCAAGTGT
Protein-coding regions in this window:
- the KRE1 gene encoding Kre1p — translated: MRNNVLVSLVALLAACAWVQAVPVTTTFFSVNPNGATITLVSVFDPATLPGAALANTATTATTATTPATPGKPATTPTTTATTATPATPATTPTTTTTPGVAAAGVTTDTTTDTDVTPKTPAAGAATDTNTDTDAAATTTPPAAAAAVTPTTDTDEAQATAKPATGTRPDPSTSRTPLNPDVTSAEPIDTYVTLTYGTTKTVTSKRQPTSGMWVTITKNGRTTAVQTTWIQKFSSQYSKLAEPSSGSVGMGTLSGSVGIVKPKIESTISSAEAFVFRPATSFTSALITFLMLFI
- the ARG8 gene encoding acetylornithine transaminase, whose translation is MRGVRQFHSSKRALQSLIDKQKFQVTTYSRPNDLILSRGKNAILYDDINHKEYIDFTAGIAVTALGHANPEVAKVIYEQSKKLIHSSNLYYNDKCLKLSETLVEATRKFGGQHDASKVFLCNSGTEANEAALKFAKKHGILKNPSKQGIIAFENSFHGRTMGALSVTSNPKYREPFGSLIPGVEFLNVNDELNKLEQQISALKDKVAGLIVEPIQGEGGVFPIPVDTLVGLRKICNDNDVVVIYDEIQCGLGRSGKLWAHAYLPKEAHPDIFTSAKALGNGFPIAATVVNEKINNILKVGDHGTTYGGNPLGSAIGNYVVGTIAQENFLEQVLQKGELLVNRLKKLQERFPNQIKDIRGKGLMIGCDFVEPPAKIVEAARDDGLLIITAGKTTVRFVPALTIEDDLLQKGLDIFEKAVEKVYL
- the KEI1 gene encoding Kei1p, producing the protein MQSSTAMVHLPQTFLSYPLYIGVEIALGVVVLNKFSGMYGILALFTGHPLDLMQWIFYIWSVFCLVVFIAGLKQVYKPTLLTMSTVTFIFTVDTFIGCLYCLWFTAIWFSQEEPVKPLKSAGSPLGPAHENKLATQKGTSLNNNASQSASAGYEFLFIMLLTLIPQAIRFYFNFIIIAFEQQLLHSGKFTFDQNDIEVNLHNRNVLFRWKYNFEKWCYYLCRRYL
- the RIO1 gene encoding protein kinase RIO1; amino-acid sequence: MNIEEKFERLNLANRDEHVNTQILEKYANSIKTDELSITRGKTNKDKANRATVENVLDPRTMRFLKSMVNRGIISDFNGCLSTGKEANVYHAFAGNHEERHLPVVGQDPETIEDADNTEINTPETSQPLQTAQTAQTTETKNRKEYAIKIYKTSILVFKDRERYVDGEFRFRNSRSQHNPRKMIKIWAEKEFRNLKRIYQSGVIPCPKPIEIKANVLVMEFLNRGDGFASPRLKDYPYKDREEIKHYYHLMVAYMRLLYQVCRLVHADLSEYNSIIHQDKLYIIDVSQSVQPEHPMSLDFLRMDIKNVNSYFEKMGIDIFPERIIFQFIISEQLDKYRGDYRSSTDLEKYVAENLPLKKTSEDEAADEVFRSLHLIRNLGGLEERDFDRFTDGKFDLLKSLIANENKKYSGNITASEQYELSSSEDEDDDDENDNENEEGIKEKPRSTHNLTSKEAESFDGEENNNGEVHISDSDSSESDNDDSEDEWYSDKETPLKGKKYEDKDLKKQRKQEAKEAKREKRKTKVKKHIKKKLVNKTKSRK
- the RTC5 gene encoding Rtc5p; protein product: MGQSTSVQQEQRSDEYGIDHGSLVSYFNEKCIKQFTKAELLSFTNNIPEGRGLDDVVESSDISTLFHIPRDNTVLLSVFMNMFRTLANFPLIQESYDKVSFKTLLKSTLLLSKGRAAKYTEWKNFDELKMLFIALALEKSIKSESLPGSSSSSELRSSKAVIRSYNGVNVEELTINSNDLVHFFSFLLALSRKSIMNNCKIDDNALSKSFESFKQVAMIFVRTMDPTIISASDSLKSYITYEQFYDLIHNIAPNLISPLNMLLEHTLYMTRDLVDADVLKPLENPSKIVTEPLLAQLATLFPKEIVFSRFQRLYVGRESGFSMRSFQSKVFKWMAPTILFIQGMRIRDEDSEMEENYVAKNPRYRGFLEEFGKLKNEDQHLDELIIKKRKVLYAVYIRDPWKVSNKELFGDSNTKIIQLQPTQEIYDAKPTSVGNVYFNTVGGGIGVGNQQPLIKPSSKKYLPGNISLTIDSSLEFGIFRHVGDGGLFSPGRLSKVRGEDRKSFEYRFLIQDVEVWGCGGEKELEEQVKLWQWEEMEAKRRQQINLQSMGEDRALLEMAGLVGQHQSGGSV
- the ESF1 gene encoding pre-rRNA-processing protein ESF1; this translates as MGSNDNPKGKEKITTDPRFAGIHNDPKFKPTKSKNFKIKLDDRFSKKDLEVRRKAKVDKYGRKLPAEDKEAIDFDRYFEKEKDDEKTKSASDSDEEDDIQSPETKEETDAEKKLIDRARGETPVDYVSSSDEESSSESEEDSEDSDYESEEIELESSKPDSGDATKTLAVVNLDWDHVKSTDLFVTFQSFVPKGGAIERIAIYPSEFGKERMQREEIEGPPKELFQSKKSKSSDKEDKYDIKSIYEEGDAEKDFDSKSLRRYQLERLRYYYAVVYCSDVSTAESIYQNCDGTEFESTANVFDLRYVPEGMEMTDEPRDECTSVPKHYKPIQFSTDALQHSKVKLTWDETPADRVEISKRAFTQKEIEEMDFKAYLASDSDESEVEHDDQAKNKLKALVMDSVKLGDKSIFDGKDDKEDDEVDMEITFTPGLDEQNHQTSDNDLEKEESTIDKIKRKEKERRKKRKQRVKELKKESEVKLKETLKKKNDDLDSADNDKKKAELELLMLDENEAESNINTKAHFNMKEILKSEKEKAKKSKYQNKDKIVEDEFTPDINDPRFKEVFEDHEFAIDPSQPEFKKTPAMEKILKERSKRSNKKTKNNKRKSDAIVDSGSSDKTKINSLVSKLKSKSKKQKQNR